DNA from Fusarium musae strain F31 chromosome 7, whole genome shotgun sequence:
AACACAGTAGAGAGGGCGGCCCTTGGAGTCAATGTACTTGAAGAAGTTAGGAGCCATGTTGCGCTCAGCCATAGCCTGGATGGTTCGCGTAGAACCGAAAGTGCAGGAGTTGGCAACGGAGAGAACGGCAACAGTGATGACGGCGTTCATGATGCTAGGGAGGACCTTAATACCGGCATCCTGGATAGCAAGAACGAAGGGAGAGGCCTTGGTGTTGGCACCGCTGGCGCCCATCAGGCGAGGGTCGTTTGCGGGGAGGATGAGACCGACGATGAACAGGTTAAGAATGTAGAAGATGGCAATTCGCCAGAAGACCTGCTTGCTAGCCATGGGGATAGACTTGCGGGGGTTGGCAGACTCGGCAGCAGCCAGACCGACCATCTCAGTACCACCGAAGGAGAAAGcagcgacgacgaagacagcGCAGAAACCCTTGAAACTGGTGAAAGCACCAGGATCGCGCCAGTACTTGACACCGATGTAGCCCTGGTCGCCAACACCACCGCAGTTGATGACAAtaccgaggatgatgaaaccAACACAGGCgcagatcttgatgatggagagaacAAACTCAACCTCACCGTAGCCTCGAACACCGAAGATCTGAATTCCCATGAGGACAACAAGGAAGACAGAGACCCAGACAGCCATGTTGATATCTTCTCTCCAGAAtctgatggtgatggaagCGGCGATAAGTTCGAAAGGCAGGACAGTCAACCAAGCGAGAGCGTATTGCCAACCCATGGCGAAGCCCCATGAAGGATCGACGAAGCGGACGATGTATGTGAAGAAGGCACCGTTGACGGGGTAGAGGACAGCCATCTCAGCCAGGGCCAAGCATGTGCAGAGAAGCATGATACCGATGATGAGATAGCCGATGAGGAGAGCAGCAGGGCCACCCTTCTGGAGGGCACCACCTGAACCGACGAAGAGACCAGCACCGATAGCGCCACCTAGACATGTTAGttatgaggttgaggagtagTGGAGGAGTGAAGCCATACCGATGGCAATCATCTGCATGTGTCGGTTCTTGAGATCTTGCTTGAGACCACCGTTCTTGACCTCGCCAGTCTCGACATCCCGTGTCTCAGAGACATCGAGAACGGCCTCCTTGCCGTAATCGGTGGGAGGAGTAGAAGCCATGGCTACTAgctgtggtgttggtggtggagggAGGAGAGAGAAGTGTATGAGAGAGTGAGAGAATGAGGAGTGAGTGTTGAGAGTGATGCTCTTGGTTCTTCTATCCCCGGAATGAGGGAGAGGGCCTCAGTATTTGTACTCATTTTGATCAACGATGTTGCACAATATACCGAGACTATGGAACTGCTCTCCATACCGTTCTAGATTTGGTGGCGCTTGGGTCTGCCAGATGcgagttggagttggagatggcaagGATGGGTCAAAGGGGGGGTAGTCTAACGTTAGTCTTAATGTTAGCGTGTTGGTTCAACTTGGAGATGGTGTGCAGAACGGGCAGTCTAGCCGTTCTTGTTTTGCCCCAAAGAGTTTATCTTTGAGGCTAATTGGTAGGCTCATGAAGCCATTGGCTCTTCAACTCTAAGCTACAGTATCATGGTGGGTACAGGATTTTCATGTCCACCGTAGGAGCTTGGAGCACAGCAACCTAAAGGTCACACTGCAGTAGTGGCCTGCCCCCCCTTATCTCGTTCCCGTCTTGGTTCTACTCGTCTTTCTCTCGGCGAGCGCGAGAGGGCTCCGTAGCCGAGAATCATATCGACCTTGACCGGGCCGGTTCTGCTTGGCTCGTGCTGGTAAAGGACATGACAACGGTTGATACGGCGCTTAACTCGCCTGTCGTTTGACATTAATCTAGATAGCGTATCTGATAAACCGGTCAGCATGGTCAGCAATCAATCAATTTGAGTTGTTTCTCTCCCTCAGGATAAGGTTATTCACCAATACTACACAATACTACCCAAGATGTGTCAGATCCTTGTCATGCTGCAATCCTTTGGAATTAACTCACATTGGGTCGTGTTGCATCGTATGTATGTATCCTTGACGGCGCCCTATTACAAGTCAACCTCTCGGCAGTTTTCCGTTGACTCTCATGGGCAGTTGACTACCATTAACCGCGCTCCTAATGCGGAGTCAATGACCATTTCAACGCCACGTCCGTAACGCTTGTTCAGTGGCCCCGTAAGCACTTTCAGCTTCTTTTGGAAGGTCGACATCATTGCCAATGGCCCTTGTCCCTCTTCGGAAATCCCCTGGTGGTAGTAATCAACTGATGACTGATGTCGTATTACAAGACACATGCTGTCATTGTGAACCAAATGTTCGGGTTCGGCTCAGTGCTGCCCAGACCTTGGGATCTGCAGACAAGACTTGGTTTGGTGTGCTGCAGAACTTGGCGATGCGATGCCAATAGATCGCCAAGCGCCTTGGAGTCTTCAGCAGCATAGAGCAGAGCAAAGCAAAACTTGGAGATGCCTTGGCTTGCTTTGGATTCTCCCCCACATGCTCCAGGGCACCCTCACGCGGTCACGTCTCGTTCAAAGAGGGTGGCAAGCTCGAGCTAGTCCTCAAGCTAGAAGACTTCCAGACTACCCTCCTCCTGTATTTAACATGTCCCTGATTGGCCCTGAATGGCCCGCAGCTACGGTGGTATCAATGGATCTGGAACTGTACCCATGTCCCAACAGCCCTAGGACCAACTAGCAATTTGGAGACTCCTTTCCCCTCTCCCGCTGGCTCTCAGCTGCTGACCGCCAGCCAGGGAAAAACGCTATCTCTTAGCTGGCCTTATCGAATTTTTCACTCTCATCCCATCGGTATCTCCTTGATTGGGCCGGCCATATCAATCGTGGCTTGAAAAATCTCCTCACGCTGTAATTTCCCCTCATGAAAAAAATGTCAATTCAGGATAAGCTAGCATTGAGGCTCAACTTGCTCAAGAGTCTCGTTATGTTATgtcttcttggctttctgGGGAAAAtggatgcgatgcgatggtGGCCACGAGGCCTCCCCAGATCCAGAGTCATAATCTGGGGATTCTCCAGACTCTCGAGTCTAGACACCCAATATGTTGATTCCATTACGAAATCGTTTCCGCAGCATCTTGATCCTGTTTCTGGGGTAGAGTCGAACGAGGTTTGAGGGTAATCTCAGTCCCCCTGGTTCGCTCGGGGAGATCCATAACACTAACGACTCCAATTATTAGCCTCTCAATTCTAACTTGTTCAAGAAGGTGTTGACACATAAGATGCGGAGAAAATGCTCAATGTTTCCACTGCGGCACCGTCAGCAGAATCTAGACCTCACACTTCTCCACAGCAATGTTTGGCAGGGGTAAGCTTCAGTATCACAGGTTCCCCTCGCGTGGAAATTCCACGTGAAGCCATCACATAACATTTGTTGTCCTCAAATGACAATTGCTGCcttccatcatcgtcagGGAATGGTTTGCCCGGTGGCGCTCCTAGTATCCATGCTAACCCCAGGAAACGAGTCGCACCACTAGCTGAGTTCTTGTGCCGGCTCTGGCCATTTCAATGCCCACAATGGTATCATTGAGAAGTCGATATTGGTTGGTTTGTTCTGTCTATTTCGTAATGCATTACCTCGAGATTGCCATGGGAGTGAACTCCACTCCGTCCATTTTCGGTGTTGGGAGCCATTCAACATTCCCTCTCTCATACCTCGAAAGCCACACAGCGTCCCCGTTGACAGCCTCCAATGCCTCCCGCACGACAACGTTTCGTTCCAAAACTTCCGAGAGTAAGTCAAGAATGTCATCAAAcatttcttcatcaacctggACATGAGATACGAGAGCTGTCAGTAGCTCAACCGTACCCTCCCACACTCTCGCTGGTGACGCAAATTTTCCTAAGCTACCAGAAGATGGTGCGACTATTTGCGTTAAGGGCTTGCCGCTTAGACTACCACCATGTCTCAGGGGTATCAACACTCGGCTATCGTCGCTTTCTTTCCCCCACGTAGTGCCAGCTTCCCCATGGGGTTTGACCCAGCTCGATGGAGCGGAAGCTTGCTGTTTAACCTTTCGGCACCAATCTCGAAGCCATTCAGCCCAGTCAGTCTTGAACCGAGAGCTAAGGAAGTCACCCGCAGCAGCGCAAAGCCCAGCAAGCGCGCAGCATGCCTCTACCACGATATAAGCTTCTGGGTCATGCAGCCTGTCGATCACTACTGGCCAGATCGCGTTAACGAGGGGTAAAAATGCATCTTCATCGGGAGCCAAAGCAGTGGATGCCGTTGTCAGGAGCTCAAGCAAGGATCTTCGCAGTGTTGGTGTCGGGGAGGTGAGGTAATGTTGCGTGAGGTTAGCCACTCTTAGCAGAAGCTGGTATGTTGGTGAGTTTGGTGGTTTTTCTGGTTCTGGTGGAGGATCAGCTGCCTCGTTGCTAtcatcctctttcttttcttccttccaCGGGATCTTTGGGTGGCATTTCACTTCTTCAGTTTCCATCTCATCGAGTGCTGCCCGTTGCCTTCGCTTTTCCAGGGTATCCAAGAGTTCGGAGAGCCCGGGTTCTTTCTTGTGTACTTTTCGATGGTCTGGTTTTGAACTCGTCTGATGTTCCAGCAACAACATATCAGAGCGAACGCCCTGGTTGACAACCTCCTTGAGAACGACAAACAGATTCTCGACAAATACTGGATATCCGTGAAAGTTGTCTAAAGCCCCGAAGATAGAGTCTATAATATCGTCTAGGTAGGGAACCAGTCGGGGGCCTGCAAGTCGGACCATCATGGTCAAAACGTTGATCGAGGCAGGCGATATGTCCAGGCTGTTCAGCCTCAACGAAACCGAGTTCACCATGTAGTCCACATTTTGGATGATAAGTTCTGAGACGTTGGCATATCCGCATGAGGCTGCTATACTGTTCAACGTGACAATAGCATGCTTTTGAAGACTGGGGTTGTTGGAGCCTAAGAACGTTGCGATGGGAAACAAAACATCAATCAGCTCAGGGCGAAATGACTCTCCGGCTCGCTGTGCTGTGTAGGCAGTTGCTTCTAGGGCTAGAGCCTCTAGCCGCCAGTCGACGGGTTCCGCATCTGTGTGCCGGTCGAGGATCTGCACCGATGCTGTGTAAAGCTCATTGAATATAGTGTCAATATCCTGAGAGGGATCGGTTATTGATGACAAGTTCAAGAACATCTCTGCTTCAGCAGAGGATCTATGGCTCGCCTTGATAAGTTCAAAACAAAGCCAAAAAGTAGCGAGTTGGCTAGCTGAGTTATCAGAGTCCTGGACTTGCTCCAACATAGCACCAGCAAATCTTGCTTGCTGAGACGATGACCCAAGAAAGGCAATGAGTGATGCCATCTCATGACGGATATTCTTTTGCGATTCGGAGGGTAGCAAGACGGGCTGGTATTGAACATCCTTTTGCTCTGCTGATGCTTCCCCACTGTCTATCAGTCGAACGTCCATGTTCTCGTTAGTTttcgaggttcttgatgctTGCATTAGAGATATAACACTATCTCGCAGCATAATAGACATAGATTCATCCAGCGTCGATGATTGTATCTGTAGGTctttgatgagctcaaggcccTTCAAGACATTTCGTATTGCATCTCGCTTGAAATCTTCATCCACTGATTGCATCAACCGTGAAAGACTAGACATCCAGTTATATGTCGTCGTTTTGACAATTTCACCGAGTTCAGGATAGATGTTGACAAGATCTTGTAAACTAGTCTGTGTCAAGGACATCTTGTTCTCAGTCTCCCCTAGCATCATGGCTGTCTCGACAAGCATGTTTGCACAGTTGGACAACGTGTTGTGGCATTCATCCAGAATGGTCACGCAAAGCTTGTTGAGGGCATTCCTCACTTCAGCAGATTCGTGAGAACGCAGTTTCATAATCGTTGCGATGGCTTTCTTGACTTGCATGGTACTTGCCTTGAGCCAAGCGGGAGATAGGATTTTGTTATCATCGGCCCCCTCTTGATCAGTTTCGGGTTTTGTCGAGATAGACCGCGTCCGTAGATCAGCCAGTACACTTGTCAGTACCAGGCTCACTGTCTCGAGACATTTGGCGAGAACAGTGCTCTTGTACCGGTTATGTGAAGATGTGACTTTGGCGAGTAGGGAAATGGTGCCAGGCAGGAAACTAGCCAGCGCAGCAGGTTCTTTCACGGTATGGTACACAGCTTGCAGGGCACGCAGTGCTTCCTGTTGAACCTGAGGCGTTGCACCATCTACCACTCCATTCAACATGATAGTTACGCCGTGCCCGAGAGCCGGTATTGACTCTGCCTCCGAGAGCCCTGATGAAGCTGCGGCCGATAAACCAGCTGTGTTGAAGAGCGCTGTCAGCCCACGGAAAGCTTCCAGCACTGTCTCCTCAGCGACGGGGCGTGCTGGGGTTGAGCCAGGTGTTCCATCGATGATGAAAGTCAGAAGGCTCAGAATCTGCCGCACAAGCTCCGCAGAAAGCTTTGTCTTCCAGCCGTGCGCGATGAGAATCGTAAGCGTCTTGATGCAGTTCTCGATCAATGGCATGGGATATTGATCCATCTGGCGAAAGATGTGATGAAGAGGGAAGAAGACATATTCAGATAACTTCTCATCCAGTACTAGCGGGTTTCGGCTGATTTGTTCATTAAGAAGCTCCAAAAGTCGACCTGTCTGCTCACCAAGCtctcgagaagaagccggTCCGTCGGCCTCACGTATCGCCAACTGACTTATCCTTACGCAACATGGTTTAAGCTAATTTGAGTCAGCATTTTCTTTGGGGTTTTAGGGTGATCACTTACTCTTTGGAAGAACTCGGTCCTCTCCTTACTACTGGCTGTTGATTccatggttgatgaagcaaaGAGCTTCTGCTTGTCTATTCATGCATGTTCTCCACAGGCGAGCCAATAATTTAACGAACACGAACGCGAGTACGTAGGGGCAGTAGGATGCAGCATACAGGTTTGATTGAGCTGAAGGGACAACTTGTAGCTTACACTGGAAATGCAAAGCGATGAAGAGATCTTGGTTTGGTGGTTTTATCGGAAGGACAAAATTGGAGTATGGAGGGGGGTCCCGTTGCCAGTAAAGAGTGGTTTCGCTAAATGAGGCCGTGTAAGAATGTCGTTCTGACACAGTGAAAGAAATCGCGAGAATTATAGAGAAACCTTGTATCTCTAGACATCTCAATCACTACCTTATCTACTGAATGCCAGCAGCGTGTATGATAGCTTGTTGATTTACAGATTCTTGCGCTTCTGTAACTTCAATCACTTCTTTAGGCACTGCTGAGTCTAGTATGCCCCTCTCATGATGCAATTGTCACACTGTGGAGTACGCCCGCCCACTACCGACTTCTAAGGAACTTGATGCCTGCAACAACCATCAGGAAACTTAGACTAAATACCAAATCACAGTAGATTCTCTTCTCAAACTAAGCCTTCCCTCGGgtggcaagaaaacaccgaaccttgatatagggtgttaaaataaactcagtaaagagtcccctaatcTTGGgttaaatttacctaaagatttttatcacttagggttaaggtcctgagttttctatCCTCCCCCAGGCCTTCTTAGCGATCCCCCAGTAAGTGTACAATGAAATGATCCTGGCGAGAGCCAAggaaataagcttatatatacctcATTAGTCCTCCAGTAAAGCTCCCCTCTATTTCTACTGAAGGGAA
Protein-coding regions in this window:
- a CDS encoding hypothetical protein (BUSCO:EOG09260KGS), encoding MESTASSKERTEFFQRLAIREADGPASSRELGEQTGRLLELLNEQISRNPLVLDEKLSEYVFFPLHHIFRQMDQYPMPLIENCIKTLTILIAHGWKTKLSAELVRQILSLLTFIIDGTPGSTPARPVAEETVLEAFRGLTALFNTAGLSAAASSGLSEAESIPALGHGVTIMLNGVVDGATPQVQQEALRALQAVYHTVKEPAALASFLPGTISLLAKVTSSHNRYKSTVLAKCLETVSLVLTSVLADLRTRSISTKPETDQEGADDNKILSPAWLKASTMQVKKAIATIMKLRSHESAEVRNALNKLCVTILDECHNTLSNCANMLVETAMMLGETENKMSLTQTSLQDLVNIYPELGEIVKTTTYNWMSSLSRLMQSVDEDFKRDAIRNVLKGLELIKDLQIQSSTLDESMSIMLRDSVISLMQASRTSKTNENMDVRLIDSGEASAEQKDVQYQPVLLPSESQKNIRHEMASLIAFLGSSSQQARFAGAMLEQVQDSDNSASQLATFWLCFELIKASHRSSAEAEMFLNLSSITDPSQDIDTIFNELYTASVQILDRHTDAEPVDWRLEALALEATAYTAQRAGESFRPELIDVLFPIATFLGSNNPSLQKHAIVTLNSIAASCGYANVSELIIQNVDYMVNSVSLRLNSLDISPASINVLTMMVRLAGPRLVPYLDDIIDSIFGALDNFHGYPVFVENLFVVLKEVVNQGVRSDMLLLEHQTSSKPDHRKVHKKEPGLSELLDTLEKRRQRAALDEMETEEVKCHPKIPWKEEKKEDDSNEAADPPPEPEKPPNSPTYQLLLRVANLTQHYLTSPTPTLRRSLLELLTTASTALAPDEDAFLPLVNAIWPVVIDRLHDPEAYIVVEACCALAGLCAAAGDFLSSRFKTDWAEWLRDWCRKVKQQASAPSSWVKPHGEAGTTWGKESDDSRVLIPLRHGGSLSGKPLTQIVAPSSGSLGKFASPARVWEGTVELLTALVSHVQVDEEMFDDILDLLSEVLERNVVVREALEAVNGDAVWLSRYERGNVEWLPTPKMDGVEFTPMAISR